The genomic interval GGAATTGCGTGGCGATTGGCGCTTCATCCCGGGGGACTTCGTCGGCGGTCAGGACAAGGAACGCTGGGAAAAATCAGAGTTCCTGGACCTGCCCGGAACCTGGGCCATTCAGTATCAAGGCCAGGGCATCGTCTCGATGCGGGCTGATCTTGATGTGCGGCCGTCCGATCATTGGGGGCTTTTCTTAAAGGATGCGCCCAGTGCCATCGAGGTCTGGATCAACGGCGAACGCCTCGGCGGTTCCGGTACGGTGGGTCGCGACGTCCAGTCGATGGTCCCCTCGCGCAAGCCTGTTCATATCAAGCTGCCGCGTGCCGAGCATTATGAAATCATCATTCATATGTCGAACTTCAAGCATTCACGTGGCGGCATCTATTTTCCCGTGACCTTTGCGCAGTATGAAGCCTATGATTACAGCCTTCGGCTCCGACAGATCATGGAAGCCGGTTTCGCGGCCTCCATCCTGGTGATTGGCCTTTATCACGCCTTCCTCTATTTCATCCGCCGCGAGACTATGACCATCATCTTCGCCCTTTGCTGCATAGCCGTGGCCCAACGCCTTGCCAGTTCCAATACCAGGATCTTCGATCTTTTCATGGATACCAGCTGGGATCTTTCCTATCGCCTGGAATACGGCAGCCTCTATGTGATCGCACCTATGATGGAAGCCTTCATCGGGATGCTCTTTCCCATGGACTATCCCAAAAAACTGATACCCTGGCGCGTGGCCTGGTATCTCGGGATTATCAGCACCCTGCTCTTCCCCATAGCCGTCATCACCGACAGCCTTTGGTTTGCGCATGCCGGTCATCTGACAGCGGCTTTGATCTGTACCTATACCGTTATCATGGCGACTCTGCGGCAGCGCGTCGGCATTCGCTGGATCAGCTTCGGCACCGCCTGCATGATTATCTTCTCGTCGATTGATGTGCTCTATTCCTATCAGGATCAAACCGGAACCTATACCATCCACATAGGCTTTCTCCTCTTCATCCTCTTTCAGGCCGGGGCGATTGCGAAAAATTACGCCTCGATTCAAACGAGTCTCATGGAAGAGGAAGCCAAGCGGAAGCATAGCTACAGGCAGCTCGGCAAGGTGTTCTATCCGCATCAGCTCTTGATGATGGAAGGCGGGCGCAACCTGGAAGACACCATGCCCACCGGCCCGGGCAAGGGCTGCGTTCTTTGCTTTGATATCATCGGCAGTTCGACCGTCAAGCACATCAACAAAAACCAGGTGATCAAAAAGTTCTTCACTCATTGCTATGAAGTCATGATGGAGAATTATTCAACCGCGAGCCTGAGCGCGAATGCCTATCGCATGAAGGAAATGGGCGATGGCTTCCTCTGCTCGATCGGCTATCCCTTCAAGGTTCCCGATGGCAGCAATGAAGCGGCGTTCGCCGTGCGCCTCGGCCTTCGTTTCATTGCGATCTTCGATGAGCACATCAAGGCCATGGATTATCCGCTGCCGATTCACTGCGCGGTCGGGATCGCCGGCGGGGATCTGGAAGGCTTTTATCCGGAAAGCGGAACCCGCGAATACGATCTTTATGGGCGCGCGGTCATCCTTTCGACCCGTTACGAGGGCATGCGGAAGCACCTCTTCAAAAACGGCCAGGTCGATGCCTCGGTTTTGATCGTGCAGGAGGAAATCTATCTGAGTCTGCCGACCGACCTGCGTCGACGCTTTATGGAATTCGATCTGGTTCGCCACAATCTGAAGGTCCGCGACGATCCCTCCGCACGCGTGCTTTACTATGCGATGGTGACCAAGGAGCAGGATATCCTCTTTCCACACACCGGAAGCTAAAGCGTCTCCAGCACTGGCCGAGCGCGATCCTTCGTGCTAGGATCGCGCCGAAGTGCTGAAAGGAAACGCCGATGAAGAATACCCGCATACGTCCCATCCAGGCCCGAGACAACGCCGCCACCGCAGCCGTCATCCGTCAGGTCCTGACCGAATACGGTCTGAATCGCGAGGGCTTTGCCTTTGTCGACACCGAACTCGATGCCCTTTTTGAAAATTATCGCGCGCCACGCGCTGCGTATTTCGTGGCGGAAGTGGCTGGTAAAATTGTGGGCGGGGCGGGCTTTGGACCCTTGCTCGGCGGGGACGAGTCCACGGCCGAACTTAAAAAGATGTACCTGCTGCCCGAGGCCCGCGGTCTTGGGCTCGGCAAGGGTTTGATGGAAGCCCTTCTGCCTTTGGTTCAGGCTGGCGGTTACTCCCGCCTTTACCTGGAAACCATGCCCGAGATGAAGGATGCGATTCGCGTCTATGAAAAATACGGTTTCGAAGCGCTGGCAAAGCCCATGGGCAACACGGGCCATCACGGCTGCCAGGCGTTTTATGTGCGTTCGATCGGTTCCGCGTAATTCCCGGGAATGCGGGTGCGGCTCAGATAATGCATCGGGCCGAGTTTTTTCTCCCACTCATGCTGCACCTGCACGCGCTCTTCCTTCGGCTTATGCATAATGGTCTGGCATTCGCGGGAGCAGCAGCCCTCGAATTCCGTCGCGCAGCCGGGGCATTGGATGAAGAGCCGGTTGCAGCCTTCGAAGCGGCAGTTCACGTGGGTATCGCAGCTGCTTTCGCACTGATGACAATGCGCGATCACATCCTCGGTCACACGTTCGCCCATGCGCTGGTCGAAGACGAAATTCTTGCCGACGAAACGTGAGGGCAGACCCTTCTCGCTGATCTGCCGGGCGTAATCAATGATGCCGCCGTGCAGCTGATTCACATCCTTGAAGCCGCGGAAACGGAAATAGGCGCTGGCCTTTTCACAGCGAATGCCGCCCGTGCAGTAGAGCAGGATTTTCTTATCCTCCTGTCCCTGCAGCTTGTCCAAAACTTCCGGCAGAGCGTCGCGGAAGGTATTGGCATCCGGCAGCAGCGCGCCTTGGAAATGACCCACTTCGCATTCGTAGTGATTGCGCAGATCGACCACCAGCGTTTCAGGCTGATCGAGCGCCTCATGAAAAGCTTCGGCATCCAGGTGACGCCCGACATTGGTGACATCAAAAGTGCCATCGGGCAAACCATCGGCCACCAGTTTTTTACGAACCTTGATTTTCAGTTTGGCGAAGGCCTCGCCTTTTTCTTCCAACGCGAACTTGAAAGGGATACCCGGAAACACCGACCAGACATGCTCGCAGAAGGCATCCTTGTTTTCCACCGGAACCGTGACCTGAGCATTGATGCCCTCATGGGCCACATAGGTTCGACCCTTCACACCCAGCGGTTCCCACGCCGCGCGAAGATTCTGCATCATGGCCGCAGGATCCTCGATAAGCACATAGCGGTAGAAGGAAAGCGTAATTTTTTCGGGGGTGTTGGTCATGATGTCCTCCAAACTGAAGCAAGGTCTTCGATCATGGGCTGATCTTTGTCAAGTGCTTAGATTCTATGACGACGTCCAACTGACAGGTTTTATGACAACGCCAGGACTCTGGCAGGGGTCACTCACAATATTTTACAGTAAAATCAACATATTAAGCATAATAATCGGTGGAACCTCTCTTGCATTTTACCCGGCCAGAAGAGGTGCTGATCATGTTGTTTCCGATGCCGCGCTCCATCCTGTTGATTCTGTTCTTTTGCAGTCTGGCGTGTCGCCCGCTTAAAAACAGCGTTTTACACGATATTTATTGGGAAGACAAATCCAGTCAAGCCAGCGGGAATTCACGCAGACATGCGGCATCCGCCGAAGAAATTCTGTGGACCGTGCACGTGGCGGGTTGCTCGGGAATACTCTTGAATCCGCGTTATGTGCTAACCGCCGATCACTGTGAAACCAAGGTCGGTGATCGACTGCGCACAGGCTGGTCCATCCTCACGCGCGGTACGCAGGATCTTGAAGTCAGCGCGGTGGCCGAAAGTTCCGAGGCACTGGATTATCGACTGCTGGAAGTCAAGTGGCTGACGCCCGTGCCCAAAACCATACCCTATCCGCCACGCATAGCCACGCAGCTGGATGATGTATTTACCAGCGTCGACGAAGATCAGGGTGATGAGATCTTCACCGTGGGTTTTCCCGATGATCGCTCAGGAGTCTGGTCGGCGACCTATGCCGAAGGCCAGGCGAAGGCCATCAAAAATTCTCAGCTCTTCTTCAATGCCGGTGTGATCAATGGCAATTCGGGTGGTGGCGTTTTGAAGAAGGAAACGCATATGCTCGTGTCCCTGGCCAATGGCGGGCGCCACAGTCTGGGCCAGGCGGGTTGGGACAAGGCGGAGAAAGAAGATCCCTTGTCCTGGAATTATGGGATTGGCCTTTGGTCGATCTATCCGCAGTCGCCTCTATTGCAGAAACTTTTCCCGGCGGGTGTGAATGCGCTCTATGCCGAGACCCTGCAGCCCAAGACGAAAATTTATCTGGCGATCACCGGAACCGAGTCGAGCGCCAAGCTTTGGATCGCGGCCTCGTCGCAGACGAAAAGGGTTTTGCTCTGCAGCGGTCTTGTCAAAGATTGCAGCGAGGACAGCCAGGGCGTGCTGAAGCTTTCTTTGCAGAATGTGAATCAGGGCCGTGCGTTCTATCAGTCGCCGGCGGCTCCGGAGTCCCTTCCCGAGATGACTCTCGTGGCCTTGGATCAGGAGGGCACGGTGATCGGTCAAAGACAGGTCGTGCTGGAAAAAGGAGAAGGCTCATGAAGATGATGAAGCTCTTTCTTATGCTGCTGGTCCTGAGTTCCTGCGGCAAAACCTGGCGTTCGAAGGCTGAGCCCGATACAAAATCGGCGCCTAAAAAGGCGGGTCAGCTGGATCGTTGGTCGGGGCGTAGCGATTATATAGATACGGGTTGGCAGGTCAAAAGCCAGCCTTGAACTTGCCTTCGCCCGAGGAAAGCACTAGATTGAGGGCTGATCTTTCCCTGGAGGACGGCCTTGAAAAGCATTCAGTATGAAACGCTGCACGGAAACGCGGCGGAAGCTTATATTGAAGACCTCGCGCGCCTGCGTATTCAGGTCTTTCGTGAGTTTCCCTATCTCTATGACGGCACCACCGCCTATGAAGCCCGTTATCTTCAAACCTATTTCCAATGCCCCGATAGTCTCATCGTTTTAGCCCGCGATGCCGATCGCATCGTCGGCTGCGCCACGGCCATTCCACTTAAATTCGAGGAAGATGAATTCAAACAGCCCTTCCTCGCTCAGAAGATGCAGCCCGACGCTGTCATGTACTTTGGAGAGTCGGTGCTTTTGCCTGAATATCGTGGGCTTGGGGTCGGCAAAACTTTTCTTCACAAACGAATTTCCTATGCGCAAAGCTATCCCGGCATTCAGTGGGCGGCTTTCTGCGCCGTCCGTCGTGCTTCGGATGACCCGAGACGTCCTTCCCCATATCGTCCTCTGGATACGCTCTGGCAAAGTTTCGGCTTTCACGCCGCGCCCGGCATGCGCACGAGCTATCGTTGGAAGGAGATCGGCCAGTCCAAGGAAACGGATCAGGACATGCAGTTTTGGTTGCGGCCCATTCCCTAGTCCCCGAACCCTGAACTGTTTGGACGAGCCCGCGGCTTTCAGCTAGGATGAAGTCTGGACCCGCGACAACAAAAGGGGATCTATGGAATTTAGCAGTTCACTCGATTCAGTGTTCTGGTTGAAGGTGCTGATGTCCGTTGGCTGTGGCTTTATCTTCGGAATCGAACGTCAACTGCGTGGCAAGCCCGTCGGCATTCGAACCAGCTGCATGATATGCCTGGGCACCATGGCTTTTATTCACCTCGGGCTGCTGCAGTCCAAGCAGGACGCCGACCATATTCGTCTGCTGGGACAGATTGTCACGGGCGTTGGTTTTCTAGGCGGTGGCGTGATCTTCACCCAGGGTGGCCTTGTTAATGGCGTCACCTCGGCCGCTGTGATCTGGCTGCTTACCGCCGTTGGCGCGGCCATCGGCTTTGGCCATTTCGGTGTGCCCATTGCCCTGTCGCTCGTCGGCGTCGGCATCCTTTGGGGCGTGCAGGTCCTGGAGCGTGGCTTTCGTGGACTGCGTCGCGGCGTGCATTCAGTCCGCATTCAAAAAGATGTACAACCCTGAGGTTTCCCGTCATGACCCAGACAACCAAAGCCGCCTCGCGCGTGCGCGTCGCTGCCGTCAACTATCGTCAGGAACGCCTGGCATCCTGGAATGCCTTCTCTGAAAAAATCGAGGAATGGACCCGGCTCGCGGCGGACTACCACTGCGACTTCATCTGCTTCCCCGAGTTTCTGAGCCTTCAGCTTCTGACACTGGAAACCCGATTGCTGCGCGGTTCAGCGGCCATTGACCGGCTCGCGCACTATACCGAACCGCTGCTCGCCCTTTTCAAAAAGCTGGCCCACGATCAGCGCATCAACATCATCGGCGGCAGTCATCTGCAGCGCAATGCCGCGGGGCTTTGTGAAAACATCACGCATGTCTTCACCCGTCAGGGCCAGCATTTCCAGCAAGGGAAAATCCATCCCACCCCAAGCGAGAGGATGGCCTGGGATGTTCACGGCAGTTCCAAGCTGCAGATGATCCCGACCGACTGCGGTCCCATCGCGGTCCTGATTTGCTACGACAGCGAATTCCCGGAACTCAGCCGCCATCTCATCGACCAGGGCGCGAAGATGATCTTCGTTCCTTTCTGTACGGATGACCGCCAGGGCTACCTGCGCGTTCGTCTGTGTTCGCAGGCCCGGGCGATCGAAAATCAGTGCTATATGGTACTGTCCGGTAACGTCGGCCTTCTGCCCGGCGTTTTCAATATGGATATTCAGTATGCCCAAAGCTGCATCCTGACTCCCTGCGATTTTGGATTCGCGCGTGACGGCATCGCTGCGGAAGCCGAACCCAACTCCGAAGGCCTGATCATGGCCGAGCTTCGTCTGGACGATCTGGATCATGCGCGAGCCGCGGGCACGGTCCGTAATCTTGCGGATCGACGCCTCGATCTTTATCAGGTTCAGTGGAAGGATACGCAGCCTTAAGCCGGGAAAGCACAGACGCTCTATGCATGGTTCATCGTTTCTTTTGGAACTTCTTATCCTGATTGGTTCGGCCACATTCGTGGCCACGGTGTTTCATGCTCTCAAACTTCCCACGATCATCGGCTTCATCGTCGCCGGCATGATCATCGGCCCCTTCGGAATCGGCTGGGTCGGCTCCGTTCCCGGCGCCGAGACCCTCAGTGAAATCGGCATCATCTTCCTCATGTTCACCATCGGTCTCGAATTCTCTTTGAGCCAGCTGAAGGATCTCAAACGCCATTTCCTTGGACTCGGCGGCAGCCAGGTGCTGGTCACTCTGAGCCTGACCGCCGTCCTCTGTCATCTCGCTTTCGATACGAGCTGGATGCAGAGTTTTTTCATCGGCTGCCTTGTCAGCCTCAGTTCCACCGCCATCATCATGAAGCTCCTTCAGGACAGCCGCGAATCCGCATCACCGCACGGCAATGCTATCGTCGGCGTCCTCCTTTTCCAGGATCTCGCCGTGATCCCGATGATGATGCTGCTGTCCCTGGTCGGGCTCGCCGGCAAGTTTGATGAAGCCACCGTCTGGGACCTCAAACTCCTCCTGAAACTTCTTGGTGCCGGTGTCTTTTTATTCTTCGCCGGGCATTATCTTATTCCCAAAGCGCTGCACCGCGTGGCCAAAACCGGCAGCCGCGAACTCTTTTTTTTCGCGGTCCTGCTGCTCTGCCTCGGCATCTCGTATTTGATGCAGCAGGTGGGACTGTCGCTGTCTTTCGGGGCCTTTCTTGCCGGTCTTTTGATCGCCGAATCCCCCTATGGGCGGCAGGCGATGAGCGATATCCTCCCGCTTCGGGATAATTTTCTCGGCCTCTTCTTCGCCTCGGTGGGGATGCTCGTCAACACCCGCTTCGTCCTTTCTCACATCGGCACCGTCCTGTCCTGGGTCTTGGCGCTGGCCTTCATAAAAATCGTCGTGACCTATGTCGTCGCTCGCGCCTGGCGCTATACGCATAGCGTCGCCATCATCGTCGCGCTCAGTATCTTTCAGATCGGCGAGTTCAGTTTCGTCCTGGCAAAAATGGGGCATGACTATGGGCTGATGGATAATGAAGGGCTGCAGTATTTCTTTGCCGTTACCGTTCTGACCTTGATTCTAAGCCCCTTCCTTTTCAAATGGGCTCCTATCTGGGCTCTTGCGCGCTCCGATGGCGAGAAGGGGGAAACGCCCGCGGAGACCCCCACGGCCCCAGGTTCCCCCAATAAAGAGGGTCATGCCATCATCGTAGGCTTTGGCGTCGCCGGACAGAACCTGGGTCGCGCCTTCAAGGGTCTTGGCATTCCCTATAAGGTGATCGATCAGAATTACAATAACGTGCTACTGCAGAAAAAAAATGGCGAGGACATGCTCTACGGCGACGCCTCACGCGTGGAAATTCTGGAGCATGCCGGTATCCATGAAGCCCGTCTTCTGATCATCGCCGTATCGGGAGCCGCCATGACCAAAGCGGTTTTGGACGCGGCCCATCGCATTCGAAAGGACATCACGGTGATCGCCCGGGTGCTCTATTCCCGTGACGTATCGATTATGGAACCCGGCCCGCAGACCACCCTTGTGGTCGCCGAGAACGAAACCACGATCGAACTCCTCGCCCGCTCGCTCATCAGTTTTGGAATCGCGGAAGAGGAAATCTATAACTTCATGGCCGAAGCCCGCCGCAACATGCACAACACGCATTCCGGGCTCTCCGATTTCCTGCGCACCTCCCTCGATCATTCCACCTGGCAGATGCTGAGCGCCCTGCATTCGGTGCAGCTTCGCCCCGACTCCTTCGCGGTCGGCCGTTCCCTGGATCAACTCATGCTGCGTACGCATACCGGAGCCACAGTCGTGACAGTCTATCGCGACAGGGAAGGTTCCCTCCTGCCTCAGGCGGGCATGAGCCTTGTGGCCGGAGATATCCTGCATATGGCGGGGGATCGGGAAAGTCTGCGGAAAGCCAGTCAGCTGCTCCTCAAAGGAGAGGGCCTCGTGTCCCATCCTTCGACTGCCACTGCAGTTCCAGGATAAGATCCTCCCCTTCACGGCGCCGGATCAGAGTCGCCTTCAGGGATTCGAGCAGCTCCTGCAGAAGGGAAAGGCGCATGGCCTCTTCCAGATCGTCCTTGGGCTTTCCTGCCGTGACCGCAAAGCGAATCCGCACGCGCGTCAGCTCATTATCCACAAGCACATGCAGCTGAAGCGCCGAGCCCGGCTTCGTCGGCCGATGACCAAAGGCCTCTTTCAAGGCTGTGATCACCAGCATGGTCAAGCGCCCCAAAGGACCGCTGACCAGCGCGTGATCGGGCTGAATATCCGTGGAAAGAGTCCAGCCTGCTTCGGCTGCGCGCCGGTAGCAGATATTACCAATATGATCGAGCCAGGTGCGGCCTTGCATCTCCTGACGATCCTCATGCGCCTTTGGTCGCGAAAGCAGGGCAAACGACTGGGAAACGCCATTGATGCGACTCACGTCCTCCTGCATCCCCTGCAGGATCAGCAGATTCTGTCCATCATGCTGAAGGTTTTTCAGCTGCTGTCCGAGGAGCCTGAGCGGCTCGCCGATTAAAATCGCGGCGCTATCCGCCAGCTCATTCACTTCCCTGAGACGCGCCGACAGAAGTTGCCAGTCCTTCTCGGCCACCAGCTGACCATGCGTGGAATCCATAAGGGAAGCGAAGGCAGCGGCCAGCACCACGCTTGTGAAGATCACCAGCAGCAAAGTCGATTGGAACCTTTGCACGTACTGCGGAAAAGTCTGAGCGAAGGAAATCTGCAGACCGTAGGCCTTAAGATCCATCATCACCAGCACATGGCAGCATAAAAGGGCAATGGAGACCAAAAGAGCCACTCGCGGCCGCGCCACCAGAAAAAGACTGGCTGCCATGACGGGAAACCAATGCAGGGCCGGAACCAGAATACTGCGTCCCCCTATCGCCGCAAAACTCACGATCACACCATAAAGCACAATAATATAACCGACCCCAATCACCTGCGGCCGCGGTAAAAATTTCAGCACGAGCATACTGATCAGACCGAAAGCAAAAATAACCGATCCACTCAGCAGCACATTGTCCATGACCTTTTCCACAAACAGCTGCTGAATAAGATTGGTGGTCATGGAAATCAAGCCCAGCGTGCAGATCAAAGCCGTGGCCCGGGCGCGAAAGCGTTGCGACACCGACCACGAGCGCGTGACCGGCGGCAGCGCGCGATCAAGGCCCGCGATGGCGAGGCGGATCAGGCGATAAGGCCAGCGCTGCCGTCTTTTCTCCTGGGCCTGGGTCGCCTCACGACTGGACATCAGCCGCGAATTGCCGAATTGCGGCGGCCTATCCTGATCCGACTGCAGCGAGGCATAGCTGCGTGGAATTTCAAGGTCACTCCAATCCGCAGCGCTATTCAAATCATCCACCACATGCCAGAGCCGATCCAGGGCATCGCGCATGCGTTCGATCAATCCATCCTGCATATAGGGCTCAAGGCGCTGCGTCTGGAGCAGCCTTTGATAATGCACCAGGGCCGTGTGCACGATCGCAAGCGGATTGTTCACCTCATGGGCAAGGTTCCCGAGCATCTCGCCGATCATCGACTTATGCGCAGTCTGAGCCCGCACCACATGCTGGCTTTCCAGCTCACCTTCCATCCGATCGTTATAAAGCGCGAGGGTGTGCATCATCCCGACGATGGCCATGACAGCCAGGATCTGATTGAAAAAAGCCTGATAAAAAAGCCGATCGAAGCTGCGAAAAACTCCGAGGCCATGACCATAGATGCCGTTGCCATGCAGGGCAACCATCACAGCCAGACAAAGTATGGCGGCCATCATCAGCCCCTGGCGTCGACCGGACAGAAAGCTTACGAATAGAATGATCCAGGGCAGCCAGTAAAAGTAACCGACGTAAACCGTCTTCAGAGCCAGAATGTGGGTGATGCCGATGGGCGTGACAAAGAGTGCAAAATAAAGCGCAGCCTCGCGAAAGCGGCCTGTCTTTCGCACGTACATCAGGACGGCAAGGGGAACCAAGGGCATGAGCAGGGGGCTGACCTTGCCGATCCAGGGCATGGGCAGCATCAGCAGCTGGGGGGCAAGGATCGCGGCCGACATAAAAAAACCGAGCATCGCGATCACCAGAATGCCAAGCCGATAGCGCTCATCACGATTGCCGGGCCGCACCTTGGCCGGCAGAAAGGCCTTCAGCCACCATCCATAACGCTGCTGCTTCTCCGCTTCAATCCGATGCAAGGCCTCGCTCCTCGTCAGTAAGGCGGCAATGAAGAAACTCATGTAACATAAGCTGACAGCTGTACCTTCGCCTGGGGTTTTGCTAATTGTAACAACCAGTAT from Oligoflexus sp. carries:
- a CDS encoding carbon-nitrogen hydrolase family protein yields the protein MTQTTKAASRVRVAAVNYRQERLASWNAFSEKIEEWTRLAADYHCDFICFPEFLSLQLLTLETRLLRGSAAIDRLAHYTEPLLALFKKLAHDQRINIIGGSHLQRNAAGLCENITHVFTRQGQHFQQGKIHPTPSERMAWDVHGSSKLQMIPTDCGPIAVLICYDSEFPELSRHLIDQGAKMIFVPFCTDDRQGYLRVRLCSQARAIENQCYMVLSGNVGLLPGVFNMDIQYAQSCILTPCDFGFARDGIAAEAEPNSEGLIMAELRLDDLDHARAAGTVRNLADRRLDLYQVQWKDTQP
- a CDS encoding MgtC/SapB family protein codes for the protein MEFSSSLDSVFWLKVLMSVGCGFIFGIERQLRGKPVGIRTSCMICLGTMAFIHLGLLQSKQDADHIRLLGQIVTGVGFLGGGVIFTQGGLVNGVTSAAVIWLLTAVGAAIGFGHFGVPIALSLVGVGILWGVQVLERGFRGLRRGVHSVRIQKDVQP
- a CDS encoding 7TM diverse intracellular signaling domain-containing protein — its product is ELRGDWRFIPGDFVGGQDKERWEKSEFLDLPGTWAIQYQGQGIVSMRADLDVRPSDHWGLFLKDAPSAIEVWINGERLGGSGTVGRDVQSMVPSRKPVHIKLPRAEHYEIIIHMSNFKHSRGGIYFPVTFAQYEAYDYSLRLRQIMEAGFAASILVIGLYHAFLYFIRRETMTIIFALCCIAVAQRLASSNTRIFDLFMDTSWDLSYRLEYGSLYVIAPMMEAFIGMLFPMDYPKKLIPWRVAWYLGIISTLLFPIAVITDSLWFAHAGHLTAALICTYTVIMATLRQRVGIRWISFGTACMIIFSSIDVLYSYQDQTGTYTIHIGFLLFILFQAGAIAKNYASIQTSLMEEEAKRKHSYRQLGKVFYPHQLLMMEGGRNLEDTMPTGPGKGCVLCFDIIGSSTVKHINKNQVIKKFFTHCYEVMMENYSTASLSANAYRMKEMGDGFLCSIGYPFKVPDGSNEAAFAVRLGLRFIAIFDEHIKAMDYPLPIHCAVGIAGGDLEGFYPESGTREYDLYGRAVILSTRYEGMRKHLFKNGQVDASVLIVQEEIYLSLPTDLRRRFMEFDLVRHNLKVRDDPSARVLYYAMVTKEQDILFPHTGS
- a CDS encoding GNAT family N-acetyltransferase → MKNTRIRPIQARDNAATAAVIRQVLTEYGLNREGFAFVDTELDALFENYRAPRAAYFVAEVAGKIVGGAGFGPLLGGDESTAELKKMYLLPEARGLGLGKGLMEALLPLVQAGGYSRLYLETMPEMKDAIRVYEKYGFEALAKPMGNTGHHGCQAFYVRSIGSA
- a CDS encoding serine protease, yielding MLFPMPRSILLILFFCSLACRPLKNSVLHDIYWEDKSSQASGNSRRHAASAEEILWTVHVAGCSGILLNPRYVLTADHCETKVGDRLRTGWSILTRGTQDLEVSAVAESSEALDYRLLEVKWLTPVPKTIPYPPRIATQLDDVFTSVDEDQGDEIFTVGFPDDRSGVWSATYAEGQAKAIKNSQLFFNAGVINGNSGGGVLKKETHMLVSLANGGRHSLGQAGWDKAEKEDPLSWNYGIGLWSIYPQSPLLQKLFPAGVNALYAETLQPKTKIYLAITGTESSAKLWIAASSQTKRVLLCSGLVKDCSEDSQGVLKLSLQNVNQGRAFYQSPAAPESLPEMTLVALDQEGTVIGQRQVVLEKGEGS
- a CDS encoding GNAT family N-acetyltransferase, which encodes MKSIQYETLHGNAAEAYIEDLARLRIQVFREFPYLYDGTTAYEARYLQTYFQCPDSLIVLARDADRIVGCATAIPLKFEEDEFKQPFLAQKMQPDAVMYFGESVLLPEYRGLGVGKTFLHKRISYAQSYPGIQWAAFCAVRRASDDPRRPSPYRPLDTLWQSFGFHAAPGMRTSYRWKEIGQSKETDQDMQFWLRPIP
- a CDS encoding cation:proton antiporter; translated protein: MHGSSFLLELLILIGSATFVATVFHALKLPTIIGFIVAGMIIGPFGIGWVGSVPGAETLSEIGIIFLMFTIGLEFSLSQLKDLKRHFLGLGGSQVLVTLSLTAVLCHLAFDTSWMQSFFIGCLVSLSSTAIIMKLLQDSRESASPHGNAIVGVLLFQDLAVIPMMMLLSLVGLAGKFDEATVWDLKLLLKLLGAGVFLFFAGHYLIPKALHRVAKTGSRELFFFAVLLLCLGISYLMQQVGLSLSFGAFLAGLLIAESPYGRQAMSDILPLRDNFLGLFFASVGMLVNTRFVLSHIGTVLSWVLALAFIKIVVTYVVARAWRYTHSVAIIVALSIFQIGEFSFVLAKMGHDYGLMDNEGLQYFFAVTVLTLILSPFLFKWAPIWALARSDGEKGETPAETPTAPGSPNKEGHAIIVGFGVAGQNLGRAFKGLGIPYKVIDQNYNNVLLQKKNGEDMLYGDASRVEILEHAGIHEARLLIIAVSGAAMTKAVLDAAHRIRKDITVIARVLYSRDVSIMEPGPQTTLVVAENETTIELLARSLISFGIAEEEIYNFMAEARRNMHNTHSGLSDFLRTSLDHSTWQMLSALHSVQLRPDSFAVGRSLDQLMLRTHTGATVVTVYRDREGSLLPQAGMSLVAGDILHMAGDRESLRKASQLLLKGEGLVSHPSTATAVPG
- a CDS encoding rhodanese-related sulfurtransferase — its product is MTNTPEKITLSFYRYVLIEDPAAMMQNLRAAWEPLGVKGRTYVAHEGINAQVTVPVENKDAFCEHVWSVFPGIPFKFALEEKGEAFAKLKIKVRKKLVADGLPDGTFDVTNVGRHLDAEAFHEALDQPETLVVDLRNHYECEVGHFQGALLPDANTFRDALPEVLDKLQGQEDKKILLYCTGGIRCEKASAYFRFRGFKDVNQLHGGIIDYARQISEKGLPSRFVGKNFVFDQRMGERVTEDVIAHCHQCESSCDTHVNCRFEGCNRLFIQCPGCATEFEGCCSRECQTIMHKPKEERVQVQHEWEKKLGPMHYLSRTRIPGNYAEPIERT